Proteins from a genomic interval of Salinarchaeum sp. Harcht-Bsk1:
- a CDS encoding ROK family protein: protein MYFAGVDLGATNTHVAVADDEGEIVGEDVRPTPRGPTGIAVTEEILDALRTAAGRAGVAPESIAAAGIGSIGPLDLAEGTIEDPANLPDNIGTIPLTGPIGNLIDSDEVHLHNDTNAGVIGERFFSDRNPDDMVYLTISSGIGAGVCVDGNVLDGWDGNAGEVGHMMLDPMGHLTCGCGSDGHWEAYCSGNNIPKYAKFLHEDDPIETDVPLDDPDFSAADVFEHAGSDEFADHVVDQVAHWNAMGVTNVVHAYAPIVIYVGGAVAINNPELTLEPIRERLDDMVFTNIPDVTLTTLGDDVVVKGAVASAMTGGTGDRRRLRT from the coding sequence ATGTACTTCGCCGGCGTCGATCTGGGCGCCACGAACACGCACGTCGCCGTCGCGGACGACGAGGGCGAGATCGTCGGCGAGGACGTCCGTCCGACGCCACGGGGGCCGACCGGGATCGCGGTGACCGAGGAGATCCTCGACGCGCTCCGGACCGCGGCAGGTCGGGCCGGCGTGGCACCCGAGTCGATCGCCGCCGCCGGCATCGGCTCGATCGGGCCGCTCGACCTCGCGGAGGGGACGATCGAGGACCCAGCGAACCTCCCGGACAACATCGGCACCATCCCGCTGACGGGGCCGATCGGCAACCTCATCGACAGCGACGAGGTCCACCTGCACAACGACACCAACGCCGGCGTCATCGGCGAGCGCTTCTTCAGCGACCGGAACCCCGACGACATGGTCTACCTGACGATCAGTTCGGGGATCGGCGCGGGCGTCTGCGTCGACGGCAACGTCCTCGACGGCTGGGACGGGAACGCCGGCGAGGTGGGACACATGATGCTCGACCCGATGGGCCACCTCACCTGTGGCTGTGGCTCCGACGGCCACTGGGAGGCCTACTGCTCCGGCAACAACATCCCGAAGTACGCGAAGTTCCTCCACGAGGACGATCCGATCGAGACCGACGTTCCCCTCGACGACCCCGACTTCTCCGCCGCCGACGTGTTCGAACACGCCGGCTCCGACGAGTTCGCCGATCACGTCGTCGACCAGGTCGCCCACTGGAACGCGATGGGCGTGACGAACGTCGTCCACGCGTACGCGCCGATCGTCATCTACGTCGGCGGCGCCGTCGCGATCAACAACCCCGAACTCACGCTCGAACCGATCCGCGAGCGCCTCGACGACATGGTGTTCACGAACATCCCCGACGTCACGCTGACGACGCTCGGCGACGACGTCGTCGTCAAGGGCGCCGTCGCGAGCGCGATGACGGGTGGCACCGGGGATCGCCGACGGCTCCGGACCTGA
- the infB gene encoding translation initiation factor IF-2, with translation MADTPTPEGGDEQLRTPIVAVLGHVDHGKTSLLDEIRGSAVAAGESGAITQHIGATAVPLDTISGIAGALVDPDDFDLPGLLFIDTPGHHSFSTLRSRGGALADIAVLVVDVNDGFQPQTEEAVDILRRTETPFVVAANKVDTVPGWRPEEGAPIQQRYEAQSDRVRSMLDEGLYEIIGQLSDAGFSADMYWRVQDFQANVGVVPVSAETGEGIPDLLAVMMGLSQRYMREAMEIDTEGPGVGTVLEVKEEKGFGTTIDVVLYDGQLRPGDRIVVGGEDEPIVTDVRALLQPKPLAEIRTESRFEQVDSVSAAAGIKVAAPELEKAMAGAPLRAVRDRPVEEVIAEVQEELAEVAVATGEEGVVVKADTLGSLEAIANATEEAEIPIVRAEVGDVAPRDVAVAETADDPMHRAILAFNVDVLDDAAREAEDAEVRIFDDDVIYQLIEEYEEFVTAREEAQQEQILDNITRPARFQILPDHTFRQSDPAVVGVEVVAGTLKNNSTVARFTGSEPERIGELSGIQEQGEDVSEARRGDRVSVAIDGPTVGRQIDEGDELWTLIPEKHAKILEQELTDDLPGDEIEALNMYLEKHRKRDPFWGK, from the coding sequence ATGGCAGATACACCCACACCGGAGGGCGGCGACGAGCAGCTTCGCACCCCGATCGTCGCCGTGCTCGGGCACGTCGATCACGGCAAGACGAGCCTCCTCGACGAGATCCGGGGCTCGGCGGTCGCGGCCGGGGAGTCCGGCGCGATCACGCAGCACATCGGCGCGACGGCGGTCCCGCTGGACACGATCTCCGGGATCGCGGGCGCGCTGGTCGATCCGGACGACTTCGACCTGCCCGGGCTCCTCTTCATCGACACGCCGGGGCACCACTCCTTCTCGACGCTGCGCTCTCGCGGGGGCGCGCTCGCGGACATCGCCGTCCTGGTCGTCGACGTCAACGACGGCTTCCAGCCCCAGACCGAGGAGGCGGTCGACATCCTCCGCCGGACGGAGACGCCGTTCGTCGTCGCGGCGAACAAGGTCGACACGGTGCCCGGCTGGCGCCCCGAGGAGGGCGCACCGATTCAGCAGCGATACGAGGCCCAATCCGACCGCGTTCGTTCGATGCTCGACGAGGGCCTCTACGAGATCATCGGCCAGCTCTCGGACGCGGGCTTCTCCGCTGACATGTACTGGCGCGTGCAGGACTTCCAGGCGAACGTCGGCGTCGTTCCGGTCTCCGCTGAAACCGGCGAGGGCATCCCGGACCTGCTGGCGGTGATGATGGGGCTCTCCCAGCGCTACATGCGCGAGGCAATGGAGATCGACACGGAGGGTCCTGGCGTGGGCACCGTCCTCGAAGTGAAGGAGGAGAAGGGCTTCGGGACGACGATCGACGTCGTGCTCTACGACGGCCAGCTCCGGCCCGGGGACCGGATCGTCGTCGGCGGCGAGGACGAGCCGATCGTCACGGACGTCCGTGCGCTTCTGCAACCGAAACCGCTCGCCGAGATTCGCACCGAGAGCCGCTTCGAGCAGGTCGACTCCGTCTCCGCCGCGGCCGGGATCAAGGTCGCTGCGCCGGAACTCGAGAAGGCGATGGCGGGTGCGCCACTGCGGGCCGTCCGGGATCGTCCGGTCGAGGAGGTCATCGCCGAGGTTCAGGAGGAACTCGCGGAAGTCGCCGTCGCGACCGGCGAGGAGGGCGTCGTCGTCAAGGCCGACACGCTCGGCAGCCTCGAGGCGATCGCCAACGCCACGGAGGAGGCCGAGATCCCGATCGTCCGGGCGGAAGTCGGCGACGTCGCGCCGCGGGACGTCGCCGTCGCCGAGACCGCCGACGATCCCATGCACCGCGCGATCCTGGCGTTCAACGTCGACGTGCTCGACGACGCCGCGCGCGAGGCCGAGGACGCCGAGGTCCGAATCTTCGACGACGACGTCATCTATCAGCTCATCGAGGAGTACGAGGAGTTCGTCACCGCGCGCGAGGAGGCCCAGCAGGAGCAGATCCTCGACAACATCACCCGCCCCGCGCGCTTCCAGATCCTCCCCGATCACACCTTCCGGCAGTCCGATCCCGCCGTCGTCGGCGTCGAGGTCGTCGCGGGCACGCTCAAGAACAACTCCACCGTCGCCCGGTTCACCGGGAGCGAACCCGAGCGCATCGGCGAACTCTCCGGCATCCAGGAGCAGGGCGAAGACGTCTCGGAAGCCCGCCGCGGTGACCGGGTCTCCGTCGCGATCGACGGCCCGACGGTCGGCCGCCAGATCGACGAGGGCGACGAACTCTGGACGCTGATCCCCGAGAAGCACGCGAAGATCCTCGAGCAGGAACTCACCGACGACCTCCCTGGCGACGAGATCGAGGCGCTGAACATGTACCTCGAGAAGCACCGGAAGCGCGACCCGTTCTGGGGGAAGTAA
- a CDS encoding HAD family hydrolase yields the protein MEQYDRLYRLYSEFDTERLRDHQAFVDLFPPLDSRVALQHWQEVSDALAEQRAEIVEAFTTDAPRSLATRPDVAAITEEAGQVYADIAAKASRDQAFTALDLLRTYERPVNVLVLDVDETLRSAGSTDNEIPREVLHLLTEFHEAGVPIVICTGQTLENVKGFLIQGLGSELVHSGTCSIVYESGNGVFTPGHGADSKQLLYEDLDDTVIAIFEGVRSRVFSDAAPETRRGCHLQGNEFNVTIKPNAATGSERARALIDDALVHQLDVLGAVAADQLDGDLDLDPVVAGEWARATYAAADPEIRGVLESRDAVPDRDLGNAPPALASLFERIDVAYYEADAAELTSRELTKPDGVDAAYDVLGIDDPFALVMGDSKTDLRVMQWAATEDAGIAAAPEHASPDVLEHVRSTDELVFDRGHAADTLRVAYALNRLAELEAE from the coding sequence ATGGAGCAGTACGACCGCCTGTATCGACTCTACTCGGAGTTCGACACGGAGCGGCTCCGAGATCACCAGGCGTTCGTCGACCTCTTTCCGCCGCTGGACTCGCGGGTGGCTCTCCAGCACTGGCAAGAGGTCAGCGACGCGCTCGCCGAGCAGCGGGCCGAGATCGTCGAGGCGTTCACGACCGACGCCCCGCGCTCGCTCGCGACCCGACCGGACGTCGCCGCGATCACGGAGGAGGCCGGGCAGGTCTACGCCGACATCGCCGCGAAGGCCTCGCGGGATCAGGCGTTCACCGCGCTCGACCTGCTGCGAACGTACGAGCGTCCGGTCAACGTCCTCGTGCTCGACGTCGACGAGACGCTCAGATCCGCAGGCAGCACGGACAACGAGATTCCACGCGAGGTGCTCCACCTCCTGACCGAGTTCCACGAGGCCGGCGTCCCGATCGTCATCTGCACGGGCCAGACCCTCGAGAACGTCAAGGGATTCCTAATCCAGGGGCTGGGCAGCGAACTCGTCCACTCCGGCACCTGCTCGATCGTCTACGAGTCCGGCAACGGCGTGTTCACGCCCGGCCACGGCGCTGATTCGAAACAGCTCCTCTACGAGGACCTCGACGACACCGTCATCGCCATCTTCGAGGGCGTCCGCTCCCGGGTGTTCTCCGACGCCGCTCCCGAAACGCGGCGGGGCTGTCACCTCCAGGGCAACGAGTTCAACGTCACGATCAAGCCCAACGCGGCCACGGGCAGCGAGCGAGCCAGGGCGCTCATCGACGACGCGCTCGTCCACCAACTCGACGTGCTCGGCGCAGTCGCCGCCGACCAACTCGACGGCGACCTCGATCTCGATCCCGTCGTTGCCGGCGAGTGGGCCCGGGCGACCTACGCCGCCGCGGACCCCGAGATCCGGGGCGTCCTCGAATCTCGCGACGCGGTCCCGGATCGCGACCTCGGCAACGCGCCACCCGCGCTCGCTTCCCTCTTCGAACGCATCGACGTCGCCTACTACGAGGCAGACGCCGCCGAACTCACGAGTCGCGAGCTGACGAAACCCGACGGCGTCGACGCGGCCTACGACGTGCTCGGGATCGACGATCCGTTCGCGCTCGTCATGGGCGACTCGAAGACCGACCTCCGCGTGATGCAGTGGGCAGCGACGGAGGACGCAGGGATCGCCGCCGCGCCCGAGCACGCCTCGCCGGACGTCCTCGAACACGTCCGCTCGACGGACGAACTCGTCTTCGACCGCGGCCACGCGGCGGACACGCTCCGCGTCGCGTACGCGCTGAACCGGCTCGCTGAACTCGAAGCGGAGTGA
- a CDS encoding ABC transporter permease subunit, translated as MSVNVAAIRAVARKEFEDQIRNRWILAVTVIFVVLTIAASYLTGGQTAGNEVFGGLEGTVVTLISLSSLLIPLIAIMLGYATISGEVESGAMGLVLSYPVSQGEVLIGKYLGLSAVLVVSTIAGFGAGGVVIAAVAGTANAGAYLVFILLAILLGLLYLSLSISFSAYCKRRSTSIASGILLFFWSTIYGTIVLGIHLSTGGSIEDFFGPEVTFPDWLWRSLVLSPMDMHQQAVLLAFGITETFGYNVDPPAFITIEYLVAVQLVWTIVPLGLAYIFFLRRDI; from the coding sequence GTGAGCGTCAACGTGGCCGCGATCCGCGCCGTCGCACGGAAGGAGTTCGAGGACCAGATCCGGAACCGGTGGATCCTCGCGGTCACCGTCATCTTCGTCGTGCTCACGATCGCTGCCTCCTACCTCACGGGCGGCCAGACGGCCGGCAACGAGGTGTTCGGCGGCCTGGAGGGCACCGTCGTCACGCTCATCAGCCTCTCCTCGCTGCTCATCCCACTGATCGCCATCATGCTCGGCTACGCGACGATCTCCGGCGAGGTCGAAAGCGGCGCGATGGGACTCGTGCTCTCCTATCCCGTCTCTCAGGGCGAGGTACTGATCGGGAAGTACCTCGGCCTCAGCGCGGTGCTCGTCGTCTCGACGATCGCGGGTTTCGGTGCCGGCGGGGTCGTCATCGCCGCGGTCGCGGGCACGGCCAACGCTGGGGCGTACCTCGTGTTCATCCTGCTCGCGATCCTGCTCGGCCTGCTCTACCTCTCCCTCTCGATCTCCTTCTCCGCGTACTGCAAGCGCCGCTCGACCTCGATCGCCTCGGGTATCCTCCTCTTCTTCTGGTCGACGATCTACGGGACGATCGTCCTCGGGATCCACCTCTCGACTGGCGGTTCGATCGAGGACTTCTTCGGCCCGGAGGTCACGTTCCCGGACTGGCTCTGGCGGTCGCTCGTGTTGAGCCCGATGGACATGCACCAGCAGGCCGTCCTACTGGCCTTCGGCATCACCGAGACGTTCGGGTACAACGTCGATCCCCCGGCGTTCATCACGATCGAGTACCTCGTTGCGGTGCAACTCGTGTGGACGATCGTACCGCTGGGGTTGGCGTACATCTTCTTCCTGCGACGGGACATCTGA
- a CDS encoding cupin domain-containing protein, with product MERIDTTAQTGFFDVVAGTDRSQAATMTLEPGQSTGGPSNRHAESDQWLFVVEGSGEATIDGDTHDLQAGTLVLIEPGEPHEITATGDQPLVTINVYAPPEY from the coding sequence ATGGAGCGAATCGACACGACGGCGCAGACCGGCTTCTTCGACGTCGTCGCCGGCACGGATCGCTCGCAGGCGGCGACGATGACGCTCGAACCGGGCCAATCGACGGGCGGTCCCTCGAACCGCCACGCCGAGAGCGACCAGTGGCTGTTTGTGGTCGAGGGAAGCGGCGAGGCGACGATCGACGGCGATACGCACGACCTGCAGGCGGGCACGCTCGTCCTCATCGAACCGGGCGAACCCCACGAGATCACTGCGACGGGCGACCAGCCCCTCGTCACGATCAACGTTTACGCGCCGCCGGAGTACTGA
- a CDS encoding ABC transporter ATP-binding protein, whose amino-acid sequence MDQRADRASGPETDATTDPIVVDGLTKTYGDVTAVADVSFSVRDGEIFGFLGPNGSGKSTTIKAMLGLLHPDTGTVRLNDHDVATDGKAAKRDVGYLPEALGFYDNLNAVDTLEFFAQLRGVTDPDVHAALAEVGLEHAKHRPVDTYSKGMRQLLGIAQATIGSPSTYVLDEPASGLDPRWVRNVREKIFALRDAGATIFLSSHILSEIQRLCDRVAIIDDGRLLVVDTVAAVGNHLEITPQLELTVPGLDGEMPQVLYKLDGVETARADGDTLLVTSTPGTRATVVARLVQAGYTVADFRTLEPSLEEAFVQLIAEGDDDGWTGGPNRGGIGTGSADQGQPSPTTTQHDDYGRREADRE is encoded by the coding sequence ATGGACCAGCGGGCGGACCGGGCCAGCGGCCCGGAAACGGACGCGACCACCGACCCCATCGTCGTGGACGGGTTGACGAAGACCTACGGCGACGTCACGGCGGTCGCCGACGTCTCCTTCTCGGTGCGCGACGGCGAGATCTTCGGCTTTCTCGGCCCGAACGGCTCCGGCAAGTCGACGACGATCAAGGCGATGCTGGGGTTGCTCCACCCGGACACCGGTACCGTCCGACTCAACGACCACGACGTCGCGACGGACGGCAAAGCGGCCAAACGCGACGTCGGCTACCTCCCCGAAGCGCTGGGATTCTACGACAACCTGAACGCGGTCGATACGCTCGAGTTCTTCGCGCAACTCCGGGGCGTGACGGACCCGGACGTGCACGCCGCGCTCGCGGAGGTCGGCCTCGAACACGCGAAGCACCGCCCCGTCGATACGTACTCGAAGGGGATGCGCCAGCTCCTCGGGATCGCACAGGCGACGATCGGGTCGCCGTCGACGTACGTCCTCGACGAGCCGGCCTCCGGACTCGACCCACGGTGGGTCCGGAACGTCCGTGAGAAGATCTTCGCGCTCCGGGACGCGGGTGCCACGATCTTCCTCTCCTCGCACATCCTCTCGGAGATCCAGCGCCTCTGTGACCGAGTCGCGATCATCGACGACGGTCGCCTCCTCGTCGTCGACACGGTCGCCGCCGTCGGCAACCACCTCGAGATCACGCCCCAGCTCGAGCTAACGGTGCCGGGGCTCGACGGCGAGATGCCGCAGGTGCTCTACAAGCTCGACGGCGTGGAAACCGCCCGCGCGGACGGCGACACGCTCCTCGTCACCAGCACACCGGGGACCCGAGCAACGGTCGTCGCTCGCCTGGTACAGGCGGGCTACACCGTCGCAGACTTCCGGACGCTCGAACCGTCGCTCGAAGAGGCCTTCGTACAACTGATTGCCGAGGGCGACGATGACGGCTGGACTGGCGGGCCGAATCGCGGTGGAATCGGCACGGGCTCGGCGGATCAGGGGCAGCCGAGTCCAACGACGACGCAGCACGACGACTACGGACGGCGGGAGGCGGATCGAGAGTGA